The Microbulbifer sp. YPW1 genome contains the following window.
GCGGGACAGCTGGTACATCACCTGATCGTTGCGCTCGTACTGCGGATATTGCACCAGCAGCTTTTTATACAGCGCGATGGCTTCGCGGGCATTGGCCGCAAGCAGTGCATCCGGATCATCGCCCGGCAGACTGCCGCTGACTTCCGCACCCTCGATGGCCACGGACGCTGTGGCGCGGGCCTCGAAGTCCGACAGGCTCTCGTCGCCGGTGCGGGCAACGCTGTCCAGTGCGGCCTCGGTTGCCGGTGCTGTTGCGGCAACCGCCGCGGCTTCCGGCGCATCCAGGTCAGCGCGATTGCCGGTGGTCTTGCGTGCACTGGCCGCCCCAACGGCAGAGGCTACCTCTTCTTCGGAGAGAATCCGGGTTTCGGTTGAAGAGCGGTAAGCGCCCTCCTCGGCCCGATGTGCCTGTTTGATCTTGAGGTCCGCAATACGGCGAATGGCTTCCGGAGTCAGTGCGGTTTCCGGGGTTTCCTGCAGGTATTTCTGGTAACTGGCCAGCGCCTTTTCCAGGCTCCCGTCGATGCGGGTTTCCTGAATTTCGATATCCACTTTCTGCAGGCTGCCAATGGTCTTGCCACTGTTGCTGGCACAGGCACTTAACAGCAGTGCCGCCGATGCGGCGGACACCATGGCAACCCGATTGATATTCAGGCTGAGCAGTCGTTTATCCATTTTGCGGTTATTCATCGTCTGCAGTCTCCACCCCTTCGGCCCCATCTTGTGCGGGCGCCTCCAGTTCCGGCGGATTATCTGTGGGCAGAGGCTCGCCATCGGGGTTTGCCACCGGCGCCGACTGCTGCATCTGTTCTACCTGCTCGCGGTACTGCTCGACCTTGCGCTCGTCCTCGCGCTGCTCCTGCAGCTCGTTGGCGCGGTCATAACTGTCGGCGAGGGCAAAGCGGGCCTTGATCTGGTAGCTCTCCAGCTGCGCGCGGCGCTGGTCGAGTTCGTTAATGGCAAGCTGCTCGAGCATGCTGCCCTGACGGGCCATCAGCTGATCGATACGATCCTGGGCGCGGTTGAGGCCGCCGCGCAGGGAGGCGATCTGATCGGTGTAACCCTCGTAACTGTGGGTTGCCGCCTGACGGGTGCGCACATAGCGCTGGTAGGTTTCCTGCAGGGTGGCGATCACGCCATCCAGCTCCTGCAGATTCTTGTAGGCTTTGGTAAGGCGGTCATCAAACTCGCGGGACAGGCGGAATTTCAGCACCCCTTCGAGACGGGCGATACGGTCCCGGGTTTCCTCACTGCTGAGGTTGGGATTGTAAGCGAGGATTTCGCGCATCTGCTCGAGAATCAGGCGCGCCTCGGTCTCGTCGCTCTTCGCCAGCAGCTCCGGACGGCGGTTGACCAGCAGGTTATCGATACGTGCGGCGAGGCGCTGACGCTGCTCCAGACGCATCTTGATACGTGCGTCGATCTGGCGGAAGGTCACATCCAGGCCCGGCAGGATTGGCTCGTAATAGCTGCGGCGCAGGGCGATGATTTCCTCGAACGCGTCCAGGCTCTGCAGCCAGTCGCGGTTGCGCTCGAACAGGTTGTTCAGGTCTTGATAGTTGCGCAGGAACTCTTGATAGTCATTCGACGCCATCAGGTCCAGCAGGTAATGGGTTTCCGGCGCGCCGGGCAGTTTGCGCAGTTCCACCACCCAGTTTTTCACCTGGCTGGCCTCTTTACGGCGCAGTGCCTCCAGCAGTTTGCCTTCGCGGATACTGTTAATGGACTGGGAGAGCACGTCTACCTGAGTGCCGAACGCA
Protein-coding sequences here:
- a CDS encoding lipopolysaccharide assembly protein LapB, with translation MFPRLACAIAGVTLSALTSLHSIPVQAKAPVDPGALHTDELKDLFFGEALFNAYQDNYVDAISALDTEIKQHRLLDDPELDPFSVHFGQAEFAVGDLELSYRMHQEAGRAMEQVLQGNVAQPIKNEAAYRLAKIHYQKQQFANALHALELIQGRVPERVRADEQFLRARVYMQLGRFSEAVELLEDLKGEKSLQGFVEYNLGIALLKAGETEKGVVVLDGLGRNAGSGSAKQALQDKTNLLLGNQLMKEEQYDRARQYFDRVQLSGPFSDQALLGAGWVEANAGRYDRALVPWQMLKQRRATDAAVHEAMLAVPYAYGKLDVHSTAAVNYGQALDAFGTQVDVLSQSINSIREGKLLEALRRKEASQVKNWVVELRKLPGAPETHYLLDLMASNDYQEFLRNYQDLNNLFERNRDWLQSLDAFEEIIALRRSYYEPILPGLDVTFRQIDARIKMRLEQRQRLAARIDNLLVNRRPELLAKSDETEARLILEQMREILAYNPNLSSEETRDRIARLEGVLKFRLSREFDDRLTKAYKNLQELDGVIATLQETYQRYVRTRQAATHSYEGYTDQIASLRGGLNRAQDRIDQLMARQGSMLEQLAINELDQRRAQLESYQIKARFALADSYDRANELQEQREDERKVEQYREQVEQMQQSAPVANPDGEPLPTDNPPELEAPAQDGAEGVETADDE